A section of the Primulina eburnea isolate SZY01 chromosome 1, ASM2296580v1, whole genome shotgun sequence genome encodes:
- the LOC140840031 gene encoding serine/threonine-protein kinase MPS1-like isoform X1 encodes MEEEPDLPPPPPPADSNFFKPKSSCPISVHPDSINISRSFNTISTCTSTTSVSSSSPQDLVRQVQAAFRRHHSLGMLQPSGNQPRRLLVPQRETSKKSILKPSSTIYAKKGKEEIEQGDRPSGSIPKSQIGVSVTGDNQEDASITPTSQWGSSSNVQEENFKPCNFQKDRSGFSLRPGSRVAIASSDAEYGQVPVADVQKKVHFSCGNNATSCEMEWDAGDQVDSSAAVSEVCRHQNFQRMEMDVISLKSESGISSLPSRRTMGVQDQLHRFQNFLQNDLSNAMTQSSVVGSSCATSTLIHPSCAPMISSTTYCSQPHQMTDSNSGSEPSGEAEAPLDVVQPLHSSAKEAGGVISHQSVIPLQAISSSSAKSMEVNKSSVMSKEFPSILTKECDISKDSFREENNSTAGNVHDKKSEPQSSNLTSSEAKLENSKVQKLEVGGSSKAASTTRKKGYDPDLFFKVNGKLYQRLGKIGSGGSSEVHKVISSECRIYALKRIKLKGRDYATACGFCQEIEYLNRLKGRNNIIQLIDYEVTDKTLLQEVMNGSMINKDVRVKDEGYIYMVLEYGEIDLAHMLSQKWGELDGSIATIDENWLRFYWKQILLAVNTIHEERIVHSDLKPANFLLVKGSLKLIDFGIAKAIMSDTTNIQRDSQVGTLSYMSPEAFMCNETDGNGNVIKCGRPSDIWSLGCILYQMVYGRTPFSEYKTFWAKFKVITDPSHSITYEPLSNPLLLDLMKKCLAWDRNKRWRIPQLLQHPFLVPPLSFSPSNQSCKLLRLITESSLGDEKALMLCSQLQNMLSNPMSFLPDEESVSRGHLHEILGKISTHFLQLQEQFADLERTSTDR; translated from the exons ATGGAAGAAGAGCCTGACcttccacctccacctccaccggcTGATTCGAATTTTTTCAAGCCGAAATCGAGCTGTCCGATCAGCGTTCACCCAGATTCAATCAATATAAGCCGTTCGTTCAACACCATCTCCACCTGCACCTCGACCACCTCGGTTTCTTCCTCTTCTCCGCAGGACTTGGTCAGGCAAGTTCAAGCCGCCTTCAGACGCCACCACTCACTCG GAATGCTGCAGCCAAGTGGAAATCAACCAAGGAGACTTTTGGTTCCTCAACgtgaaacttcaaaaaaatcaattctaaaacCTAGTTCAACTATTTATGCCAAAAAAGGTAAAGAGGAGATTGAACAAGGTGACAGACCAAGTGGCTCCATACCGAAGTCCCAAATTGGGGTCTCTGTCACTGGAGACAATCAGGAGGATGCATCAATCACCCCAACTTCTCAATGGGGTTCATCATCAAATGTGCAAGAAGAAAACTTCAAACCATGTAATTTTCAGAAAGATCGATCAGGATTTTCTTTGAGGCCTGGAAGCAGAGTTGCAATTGCTTCATCAGATGCAGAATATGGGCAAGTTCCAGTCGCTGATGTGCAAAAGAAGGTTCATTTTTCCTGTGGAAATAATGCCACATCTTGCG AAATGGAATGGGATGCTGGGGATCAAGTAGATTCTTCGGCTGCTGTCAGTGAAGTCTGTAggcatcaaaattttcaaagaatggaGATGGATGTTATTAGTTTGAAGTCCGAGAGTGGGATTTCTTCTTTGCCATCCAGAAGAACAATGGGTGTTCAGGATCAGTTACACAGATTCCAAAACTTTTTACAGAACGATTTGAGTAATGCCATGACACAATCTTCAGTGGTTGGGTCGTCTTGTGCTACCTCAACATTAATACATCCATCTTGTGCCCCCATGATTAGTTCAACAACTTATTGTTCACAACCTCATCAAATGACTGATTCAAATTCGGGGTCTGAACCATCAGGAGAAGCTGAAGCACCACTGGATGTGGTGCAACCATTGCATTCTTCAGCTAAGGAAGCTGGTGGTGTGATATCTCATCAGTCAGTTATTCCATTGCAAGCTATCAGCTCTAGTTCTGCTAAGTCAATGGAGGTTAACAAATCCTCTGTCATGTCTAAGGAGTTTCCGAGCATTTTAACAAAAGAATGTGATATTTCAAAAGATTCTTTTCGTGAAGAGAACAATTCAACTGCAGGGAATGTGCATGATAAAAAATCTGAGCCACAGTCATCTAATTTAACTTCTTCAGAAGCAAAATTGGAAAATTCAAAAGTGCAGAAACTTGAAGTAGGTGGAAGTAGTAAAGCAGCATCAACAACTCGGAAAAAGGGTTATGATCCTGACTTATTCTTTAAAGTTAACGGGAAGCTCTATCAAAGACTTGGAAAAATAGGTAGTGGAGGAAGCAGCGAGGTTCACAAAGTCATATCATCAGAATGCAGAATCTATGCTTTAAAAAGGATAAAACTTAAAGGTCGTGACTATGCGACAGCATGTGGATTTTGTCAAGAAATTGAATATCTGAATAGATTGAAGGGGAGGAACAACATTATTCAACTCATTGACTACGAG GTGACAGATAAAACCTTACTTCAGGAGGTAATGAATGGTTCCATGATTAACAAGGATGTCAGGGTCAAGGATGAAGGGTATATATACATGGTACTTGAATACGGGGAAATTGATTTGGCACATATGCTTTCTCAGAAATGGGGAGAACTGGATGGTTCAATTGCTACCATTGATGAGAACTGGCTCCGATTTTATTGGAAG CAAATACTTCTTGCAGTAAACACCATACATGAGGAACGTATTGTGCACTCGGATCTAAAGCCAGCTAATTTTCTTCTGGTGAAAGGTTCACTGAAGCTGATTGATTTTGGAATTGCCAAGGCGATAATGAGTGATACGACAAATATTCAACGGGACTCGCAG GTTGGCACCCTAAGTTACATGTCTCCTGAAGCATTTATGTGTAATGAGACAGATGGAAATGGAAACGTTATAAAATGTGGTCGGCCATCAGATATCTGGTCTTTGGGTTGTATCCTTTACCAAATGGTTTATGGACGAACGCCCTTTTCAGAATACAAAACTTTCTGGGCAAAATTCAAAGTCATAACCGATCCAAGCCACAGTATAACATATGAACCTTTATCTAACCCATTGCTTCTTGATCTTATGAAAAAATGCCTAGCCTGGGACAGGAACAAAAGATGGCGAATCCCCCAACTACTCCAACACCCGTTCCTTGTTCCACCTCTGTCATTCAGTCCTTCCAATCAGAGTTGTAAATTGCTTCGACTAATAACTGAATCGAGTTTGGGTGATGAAAAGGCACTGATGCTATGTTCCCAACTCCAAAACATGCTAAGCAACCCCATGTCATTTCTACCAGACGAGGAGTCTGTTTCAAGAGGCCATCTACACGAGATACTTGGTAAAATTTCAACCCATTTCTTGCAGCTCCAGGAACAGTTTGCAGATTTGGAGAGAACCTCAACTGACAGAtga
- the LOC140840031 gene encoding serine/threonine-protein kinase MPS1-like isoform X2, giving the protein MLVLAHDKEYGMLQPSGNQPRRLLVPQRETSKKSILKPSSTIYAKKGKEEIEQGDRPSGSIPKSQIGVSVTGDNQEDASITPTSQWGSSSNVQEENFKPCNFQKDRSGFSLRPGSRVAIASSDAEYGQVPVADVQKKVHFSCGNNATSCEMEWDAGDQVDSSAAVSEVCRHQNFQRMEMDVISLKSESGISSLPSRRTMGVQDQLHRFQNFLQNDLSNAMTQSSVVGSSCATSTLIHPSCAPMISSTTYCSQPHQMTDSNSGSEPSGEAEAPLDVVQPLHSSAKEAGGVISHQSVIPLQAISSSSAKSMEVNKSSVMSKEFPSILTKECDISKDSFREENNSTAGNVHDKKSEPQSSNLTSSEAKLENSKVQKLEVGGSSKAASTTRKKGYDPDLFFKVNGKLYQRLGKIGSGGSSEVHKVISSECRIYALKRIKLKGRDYATACGFCQEIEYLNRLKGRNNIIQLIDYEVTDKTLLQEVMNGSMINKDVRVKDEGYIYMVLEYGEIDLAHMLSQKWGELDGSIATIDENWLRFYWKQILLAVNTIHEERIVHSDLKPANFLLVKGSLKLIDFGIAKAIMSDTTNIQRDSQVGTLSYMSPEAFMCNETDGNGNVIKCGRPSDIWSLGCILYQMVYGRTPFSEYKTFWAKFKVITDPSHSITYEPLSNPLLLDLMKKCLAWDRNKRWRIPQLLQHPFLVPPLSFSPSNQSCKLLRLITESSLGDEKALMLCSQLQNMLSNPMSFLPDEESVSRGHLHEILGKISTHFLQLQEQFADLERTSTDR; this is encoded by the exons ATGCTGGTTCTCGCTCATGATAAAGAATATG GAATGCTGCAGCCAAGTGGAAATCAACCAAGGAGACTTTTGGTTCCTCAACgtgaaacttcaaaaaaatcaattctaaaacCTAGTTCAACTATTTATGCCAAAAAAGGTAAAGAGGAGATTGAACAAGGTGACAGACCAAGTGGCTCCATACCGAAGTCCCAAATTGGGGTCTCTGTCACTGGAGACAATCAGGAGGATGCATCAATCACCCCAACTTCTCAATGGGGTTCATCATCAAATGTGCAAGAAGAAAACTTCAAACCATGTAATTTTCAGAAAGATCGATCAGGATTTTCTTTGAGGCCTGGAAGCAGAGTTGCAATTGCTTCATCAGATGCAGAATATGGGCAAGTTCCAGTCGCTGATGTGCAAAAGAAGGTTCATTTTTCCTGTGGAAATAATGCCACATCTTGCG AAATGGAATGGGATGCTGGGGATCAAGTAGATTCTTCGGCTGCTGTCAGTGAAGTCTGTAggcatcaaaattttcaaagaatggaGATGGATGTTATTAGTTTGAAGTCCGAGAGTGGGATTTCTTCTTTGCCATCCAGAAGAACAATGGGTGTTCAGGATCAGTTACACAGATTCCAAAACTTTTTACAGAACGATTTGAGTAATGCCATGACACAATCTTCAGTGGTTGGGTCGTCTTGTGCTACCTCAACATTAATACATCCATCTTGTGCCCCCATGATTAGTTCAACAACTTATTGTTCACAACCTCATCAAATGACTGATTCAAATTCGGGGTCTGAACCATCAGGAGAAGCTGAAGCACCACTGGATGTGGTGCAACCATTGCATTCTTCAGCTAAGGAAGCTGGTGGTGTGATATCTCATCAGTCAGTTATTCCATTGCAAGCTATCAGCTCTAGTTCTGCTAAGTCAATGGAGGTTAACAAATCCTCTGTCATGTCTAAGGAGTTTCCGAGCATTTTAACAAAAGAATGTGATATTTCAAAAGATTCTTTTCGTGAAGAGAACAATTCAACTGCAGGGAATGTGCATGATAAAAAATCTGAGCCACAGTCATCTAATTTAACTTCTTCAGAAGCAAAATTGGAAAATTCAAAAGTGCAGAAACTTGAAGTAGGTGGAAGTAGTAAAGCAGCATCAACAACTCGGAAAAAGGGTTATGATCCTGACTTATTCTTTAAAGTTAACGGGAAGCTCTATCAAAGACTTGGAAAAATAGGTAGTGGAGGAAGCAGCGAGGTTCACAAAGTCATATCATCAGAATGCAGAATCTATGCTTTAAAAAGGATAAAACTTAAAGGTCGTGACTATGCGACAGCATGTGGATTTTGTCAAGAAATTGAATATCTGAATAGATTGAAGGGGAGGAACAACATTATTCAACTCATTGACTACGAG GTGACAGATAAAACCTTACTTCAGGAGGTAATGAATGGTTCCATGATTAACAAGGATGTCAGGGTCAAGGATGAAGGGTATATATACATGGTACTTGAATACGGGGAAATTGATTTGGCACATATGCTTTCTCAGAAATGGGGAGAACTGGATGGTTCAATTGCTACCATTGATGAGAACTGGCTCCGATTTTATTGGAAG CAAATACTTCTTGCAGTAAACACCATACATGAGGAACGTATTGTGCACTCGGATCTAAAGCCAGCTAATTTTCTTCTGGTGAAAGGTTCACTGAAGCTGATTGATTTTGGAATTGCCAAGGCGATAATGAGTGATACGACAAATATTCAACGGGACTCGCAG GTTGGCACCCTAAGTTACATGTCTCCTGAAGCATTTATGTGTAATGAGACAGATGGAAATGGAAACGTTATAAAATGTGGTCGGCCATCAGATATCTGGTCTTTGGGTTGTATCCTTTACCAAATGGTTTATGGACGAACGCCCTTTTCAGAATACAAAACTTTCTGGGCAAAATTCAAAGTCATAACCGATCCAAGCCACAGTATAACATATGAACCTTTATCTAACCCATTGCTTCTTGATCTTATGAAAAAATGCCTAGCCTGGGACAGGAACAAAAGATGGCGAATCCCCCAACTACTCCAACACCCGTTCCTTGTTCCACCTCTGTCATTCAGTCCTTCCAATCAGAGTTGTAAATTGCTTCGACTAATAACTGAATCGAGTTTGGGTGATGAAAAGGCACTGATGCTATGTTCCCAACTCCAAAACATGCTAAGCAACCCCATGTCATTTCTACCAGACGAGGAGTCTGTTTCAAGAGGCCATCTACACGAGATACTTGGTAAAATTTCAACCCATTTCTTGCAGCTCCAGGAACAGTTTGCAGATTTGGAGAGAACCTCAACTGACAGAtga